One window of the Candidozyma auris chromosome 6, complete sequence genome contains the following:
- the DOS2 gene encoding Dos2p, whose amino-acid sequence MDLADPIFAQENPSENQKQNVKDEKTEEAIQHLEEEIDQAYSSIETKFQALWTNASKNAHEIQEKLKLDEKKAALMAQLNTAKENINNSTIVKDNIQSVDAQLKELGEQVKGIEKKFDLSTLSNQANSALDTIDSGLEYVEKQAGKYVSQFSSFFSSIVSVEPQQEQEAAKNKKESETLFTNPKFPGGSYGSTRFDSELFKLHTSEAPLLDDSKDDKAEKEKFDVESKTSEIAELLKKYPDTLEKLMNKLVPVEISYDTFWYRYFKLEEDIKESEQKRKELLAKKDKSSSLADDEEEEDDDEEFTWDDDDDEDDDVVKVERVQSEKD is encoded by the coding sequence ATGGACTTGGCAGACCCAATTTTTGCTCAGGAAAACCCCTCAGAAAACCAAAAACAGAACGTCAAAGACGAGAAGACAGAAGAGGCCATTCAACAtttggaggaagaaattgaTCAGGCTTACTCCTCGATAGAGACCAAGTTCCAGGCCCTTTGGACTAATGCTCTGAAGAATGCCCATGAGATCCAAGAAAAACTCAAGCTCgacgaaaaaaaagcagcaTTGATGGCTCAGCTCAACACTGCGAAAGAAAAtatcaacaacagcaccaTCGTCAAGGATAACATTCAGTCTGTGGATGCTCAGCTCAAGGAGCTAGGCGAGCAAGTTAAGGGCATTGAGAAAAAGTTTGATTTAAGCACGCTTTCCAATCAGGCGAATTCGGCTTTGGACACGATCGACTCGGGATTGGAATACGTAGAGAAGCAGGCAGGCAAGTACGTGAGCCAGTTTTCCTCGTTCTTTTCGAGTATAGTTTCGGTAGAGCCACAACAGGAAcaagaagcagcaaaaaacaagaaggagtcgGAAACACTATTCACAAATCCTAAATTCCCTGGTGGTAGCTATGGGTCAACGCGGTTTGACagtgagctcttcaagttgcACACTTCGGAGGCACCTCTTTTGGATGACTCCAAAGACGATAaggcagaaaaagaaaaattcgACGTTGAGTCCAAGACTTCTGAGATTGCTGAGTTGCTCAAAAAGTATCCTGATACTTTGGAAAAACTCATGAACAAGCTTGTGCCCGTGGAGATCTCCTACGATACGTTCTGGTACAGGTACTTCAAGCTAGAAGAGGATATCAAGGAAAGCGAGCAGAAGAGGAAAGAGCTACTAGCCAAGAAGGATAAGAGTAGCTCTTTGGccgacgatgaagaagaagaagatgacgacgaggagtTCACTTGggatgatgacgacgatgaagacgatgatGTGGTGAAGGTGGAGAGGGTGCAGAGCGAGAAGGATTAA
- the SSK1 gene encoding mitogen-activated protein kinase kinase kinase SSK1, with translation MPKTYSQYHHGTSPNPSHSRQRSWGTPAAHTPSSKRVWVRKEDGPPTTLMMGPHDLVDDLKLAITYKYPTTLARQFDPADLSIQLKIPDEPVKKHKPKQSSLNRLVSEQEDSYNAPVSRSPSLPATSSFESPFVTLEPDQNVWDILDEYFGGKMSMADALLVVASHRHASMPSYAFEGFPERTNSRPLEFGSAPNHQRASYTDLPNHPTNNLPLRGASPSLAGTYHHPKPQHAYQMNPNPITKNSSVSPSLTHRLSPINGAINVHKRSHSNPPQSPSMTSINQITKNNGQAVLLLPKNFTLGEQNHLKRYSLDDSMMNKSYSNASKDSGNVTSIGVPQDSELSNDEEKPNTGQRKTSHELTRTTSGTNNGSRSTDRLSETKSSRSVEEKSKSSSNNISNGSSGAGALSKDSSSHSDLSPADMREAKPTSTFERVLPSLSVLVVEDNAINQAILGAFLRKHKIRYQIAKNGQEAVDKWRKGGFHLVLMDIQLPVKSGIEATKEIRYLEKVNRIGVFAQHELSKSNGEASIKDDEKLDLKVFRSPVIIVALTASSNSSVDKKNALTAGCNDFLTKPVNLVWLQNKITEWGCMQALIDYDGWKVKRSAKGEPPKVAVKSLPHHKHIEKEKPLTA, from the coding sequence ATGCCCAAGACATATAGCCAGTACCACCACGGCACCAGTCCCAATCCCTCGCATTCACGACAACGCTCGTGGGGCACTCCGGCTGCTCATACCCCATCGAGCAAAAGAGTATGGGTCCGTAAAGAAGACGGTCCTCCAACAACCCTCATGATGGGTCCCCATGATTTGGTAGATGACCTAAAATTGGCCATAACTTATAAGTATCCGACAACGCTAGCTCGGCAGTTCGATCCTGCAGACCTACTGATTCAACTAAAAATTCCCGATGAGCCCGTCAAGAAACATAAGCCGAAGCAAAGTCTGCTTAATCGCCTAGTGCTGGAGCAGGAGGACCTGTACAACGCTCCTGTGAGCCGCCTGCCCTCTCTACCAGCAACAAGCTCGTTTGAATCCCCATTTGTCACCTTGGAGCCTGACCAGAACGTGTGGGATATACTAGACGAATACTTTGGAGGCAAGATGTCGATGGCAGATGCCCTCCTTGTAGTGGCCAGCCACCGACACGCGCTGATGCCTTCCTATGCGTTCGAGGGCTTCCCTGAGAGAACTAACCTGCGGCCATTAGAGTTTGGAAGTGCTCCGAACCATCAAAGAGCAAGCTATACCGATTTGCCCAACCACCCAACTAATAACTTGCCCTTGAGAGGGGCCTCCCCGAGTCTAGCGGGGACCTATCATCATCCAAAGCCTCAACATGCGTACCAGATGAACCCAAATCCAATTACGAAAAACTCGTCGGTGTCGCCTTCGCTAACGCACCGTCTATCTCCTATCAACGGCGCCATTAATGTCCACAAACGCTCACACTCGAATCCGCCCCAGCTGCCTTCAATGACGAGTATCAATCAAATAACGAAAAACAACGGCCAGGCCGTGTTGCTTCTACCGAAGAACTTCACTTTGGGCGAGCAAAATCACTTGAAACGATACTCGTTGGACGATAGCATGATGAACAAAAGCTACTCGAATGCTTCCAAGGACTCCGGCAATGTCACTAGTATAGGAGTGCCCCAGGACTCAGAGCTTTCAaacgatgaagagaaacccAATACTGGCCAACGGAAAACTAGCCATGAGCTCACCAGAACCACAAGTGGTACCAATAACGGCAGCAGGTCCACTGATCGTTTGCTGGAAACCAAATCTCTGCGATCAGTCgaagagaagagcaaaagcAGCAGTAACAACATTTCTAACGGCAGTAGCGGCGCTGGCGCCCTTAGTAAGGATTCGAGTTCTCACAGTGACTTGTCTCCTGCTGACATGAGAGAAGCCAAACCCACATCAACATTTGAACGAGTACTTCCTTCCCTTTCGGTATTGGTGGTTGAAGATAATGCCATTAATCAAGCGATTTTGGGAGCATTTTTGAGAAAACACAAAATTCGGTACCAAATTGCCAAGAATGGGCAAGAGGCTGTGGATAAATGGAGGAAAGGGGGATTCCATCTTGTTCTCATGGATATTCAGCTTCCAGTGAAGTCCGGAATCGAGGCTACAAAAGAAATTCGCTATTTGGAGAAGGTTAATAGAATTGGTGTATTTGCCCAGCATGAGCTTTCAAAGCTGAATGGAGAAGCCAGCATTAAAGACGACGAGAAGCTCGATCTCAAAGTCTTCCGTTCTCCGGTGATCATCGTGGCGCTTACAGCTTCTTCGAACTCCTCAGtggacaagaagaatgcgTTGACCGCCGGATGTAACGATTTCTTGACCAAACCGGTCAATTTGgtttggttgcaaaataaaATCACCGAATGGGGGTGCATGCAAGCGCTAATTGACTACGACGGTTGGAAAGTTAAAAGGTCAGCCAAGGGGGAGCCACCCAAAGTGGCTGTAAAGTCATTGCCCCATCATAAGCATattgagaaggaaaaaCCTCTCACGGCGTAA
- a CDS encoding RNA-binding protein LSM5, which produces MSEEKTQVQEARDESPKKDTVLPLEVIDRAIGSEIKILLTNNKEFTGKLVGFDDFVNVVLEDATEIDGDGSEGKKIKRMLLNGSQIAMLSPPSL; this is translated from the coding sequence AtgtctgaagaaaaaacgCAAGTCCAAGAGGCCAGAGACGAATCTCCTAAGAAAGACACAGTTTTGCCTTTAGAAGTGATTGACCGCGCCATTGGGTCTGAGATCAAGATTCTcctcaccaacaacaaggagtTTACAGGCAAGCTTGTTGGATTTGACGACTTTGTCAATGTTGTTCTCGAGGACGCTACAGAGATCGATGGTGACGGAAgtgaaggaaagaagattAAGAGAATGTTGTTGAATGGGTCCCAGATCGCCATGTTGAGCCCGCCGTCATTGTAA
- the GDI1 gene encoding Gdi1p — protein sequence MDENYDVIVLGTGLTECVLSGLLSVDGKKVLHIDKQDFYGGESASLTLSQLYKKFKPSKQKPETFTGRDRDWCVDLIPKFLMANGELTNILVHTDVTKYIEFKQIGGSYVYRSGRISKVPSNEVEALKSSLMGIFEKRRMKRFLEFVANYDENVASTHQGLDLDKNTMDEVYNHFGLERGTKDFIGHAMALWANDDYLNEVARPTIERIVLYVQSVARYGKSPYIYPLYGLGELPQGFARLSAIYGGTYMLDTPIEEVLYDENKKFAGVKTKEGTAKAPIVIADPTYFPDRVKKTGHRVIRAMCIMDHPVPNTHDLDSVQIIIPQNQVGRKNDIYIAVLSDVHCVVPKGFYLAIVSTIVETDTPHVELEPAFKLLGSRLDTLMGLADLYEPADDGSESNIYISKSYDASSHFESTTDDIKDLYFRVTGKPLVLKKRSDEEQLEGLE from the coding sequence ATGGACGAAAACTACGACGTCATTGTCCTCGGCACGGGGCTCACGGAGTGTGTGCTTTCGGGACTTTTATCTGTGGACGGGAAAAAAGTGCTTCACATCGACAAGCAGGACTTCTATGGTGGTGAGCTGGCGTCGTTGACCTTGCTGCAATTGTACAAGAAATTCAAGCCGTCCAAGCAGAAGCCAGAAACTTTCACGGGCAGAGACAGAGACTGGTGCGTCGACTTGATtccaaagttcttgatggccaATGGCGAGTTGACCAATATCTTGGTGCACACCGATGTCACCAAGTACATTGAGTTCAAGCAGATTGGCGGCAGCTATGTGTACAGATCGGGTAGAATCAGTAAAGTGCCTTCTAACGAGGTGGAGGCGTTGAAATCGTCGCTCATGGGcatttttgagaagagaagaatgaagagGTTCTTGGAGTTTGTGGCCAACTACGACGAGAACGTGGCCTCCACCCACCAGGGGttggacttggacaagaacACCATGGACGAGGTGTACAACCACTTTGGCTTGGAGAGGGGCACCAAGGATTTCATTGGCCACGCCATGGCCTTGTGGGCCAATGACGACTACTTGAATGAAGTCGCTAGACCTACAATTGAGAGAATTGTTCTCTACGTCCAATCTGTGGCTAGATACGGCAAGTCTCCTTACATATACCCATTGTATGGGTTGGGCGAGTTGCCCCAGGGCTTCGCCAGATTATCCGCCATTTACGGTGGTACTTACATGTTGGATACCCCAATTGAAGAGGTGTTGTACGACGAGAATAAGAAGTTCGCCGGTGTGAAGACCAAGGAAGGCACTGCCAAGGCTCCTATTGTCATCGCGGACCCTACTTACTTCCCAGACCgtgtgaagaagactgGTCACAGAGTTATCCGGGCAATGTGTATCATGGACCATCCAGTCCCAAACACGCACGACTTGGACTCGGTTCAGATCATCATTCCACAGAACCAGGTGGGCAGAAAGAACGACATCTACATTGCTGTCTTGTCCGATGTTCACTGCGTGGTGCCCAAGGGCTTTTACTTGGCCATTGTTTCCACCATTGTGGAAACCGACACGCCCCATGTCGAATTGGAGCCAGCGTTCAAGCTTTTGGGCTCTCGCCTCGACACCTTGATGGGTCTTGCTGACTTGTACGAGCCAGCCGATGATGGCAGCGAAAGCAACATCTACATTTCCAAGAGCTACGATGCCTCCTCTCATTTCGAGTCCACCACCGACGACATCAAAGACTTGTACTTCCGTGTCACAGGCAAGCcattggtgttgaagaagcgcTCCGACGAGGAACAGTTGGAGGGTCTCGAGTAA
- a CDS encoding putative Xaa-Pro dipeptidase, with product MSTEGPASLKGKKYPAKEHNTRVLSHFKEKKSLKSAETLAFFMSGEDLELWQYCDQTKPIRQNRYFYYLSGVEIPGSHVLFDAANDKLTLFLPDIDYDDVMWSGMPLSPEEALKKYDVDEVKYAADLEKVVGALAEAKYTIHTTDHNKWNKRVSHLLTEQDPDFFHALDEARLIKDWYEIELMRHASAITDKCHLAVMSATPIESNETHIHAEFMYHALRQGSKYQSYDPICCSGPNCSTLHYVKNDDEIDNKRSVLIDAGAEWSCYASDVTRCFPINGDWTEEHLTIYNLVLDMQRKTMDMIKPGAHWDEIHLTAHRVMIKEFLRLGIFKKEYSEEEIFESSISARFFPHGLGHVLGMDTHDVGGRPDYNDPDPKLRYLRLRRELKEGMVLTDEPGVYFSPFLLKDVLEDPKKAKYINKDVLDKYWYIGGVRIEDDLLITKDGFENFTKITSDPHEISKIIKESSAQGKERFHNVV from the coding sequence ATGAGCACAGAGGGACCAGCAAGCTTGAAGGGGAAAAAGTACCCTGCAAAGGAACACAACACGCGTGTGTTGAGCCatttcaaagagaagaagctgctcaaGCTGGCGGAAACGCTAGCCTTTTTCATGAGCGGTGAGGACTTGGAGCTCTGGCAGTACTGTGACCAGACAAAACCCATTCGTCAAAACCGCTACTTCTACTACTTGTCAGGCGTGGAAATCCCCGGATCGCATGTATTATTCGATGCTGCAAACGACAAATTGACGTTGTTTCTCCCAGATATCGACTACGATGACGTGATGTGGTCAGGTATGCCCTTGCTGCCAGAAGaggcgttgaagaaataCGATGTGGATGAAGTCAAGTACGCTGctgacttggagaaggttGTGGGTGCACTTGCTGAGGCAAAGTACACGATTCACACCACAGACCACAACAAGTGGAACAAGAGGGTGCTGCATCTATTAACGGAACAGGACCCTGATTTTTTCCACGCCTTGGACGAGGCCCGACTCATCAAGGACTGGTACGAGATCGAGTTGATGAGACACGCCTCGGCCATCACTGATAAGTGCCATCTTGCCGTTATGCTGGCTACACCAATCGAGTCCAACGAGACCCACATCCACGCAGAGTTCATGTACCATGCTCTCAGACAAGGCTCCAAGTACCAGCTGTACGACCCGATCTGCTGCTCAGGGCCCAACTGCTCTACGTTGCACTACGTCAAGAATGACGACGAAATCGACAACAAGAGGTCGGTTCTCATTGACGCTGGCGCTGAGTGGTCATGCTACGCTTCGGACGTCACAAGATGTTTCCCTATTAATGGTGATTGGACTGAGGAGCACTTGACCATCTACAATCTTGTGTTGGACATGCAGCGCAAGACCATGGACATGATCAAGCCAGGCGCCCACTGGGACGAGATCCACTTGACCGCCCATAGAGTGATGATCAAGGAATTTCTCAGATTGGgcattttcaagaaggagtattctgaagaagagatctttGAATCATCCATTTCTGCCCGCTTCTTCCCACATGGTCTCGGCCATGTTTTGGGCATGGACACCCACGATGTAGGCGGTCGCCCAGACTACAACGATCCTGATCCAAAATTGAGGTATTTGAGATTGCGTCGTGAGCTCAAGGAAGGAATGGTGCTCACAGACGAACCAGGAGTGTACTTTTCgccatttttgttgaaggacgTACTTGAGGATCCCAAGAAGGCCAAGtacatcaacaaagacgTTCTCGACAAGTACTGGTACATTGGCGGTGTCAGAATCGAGGACGATTTGCTCATCACCAAAGATGGTTTCGAAAACTTTACGAAGATCACATCTGATCCACATGAGATCTCaaagatcatcaaggagagCAGCGCACAGGGTAAAGAAAGGTTCCACAATGTGGTGTAA
- a CDS encoding proteasome regulatory particle lid subunit RPN11: MERLQRLLGGSNGLVQGGAAMNDAPAIDNAETVYISSLALLKMLKHGRAGVPMEVMGLMLGEFVDEFTIHVIDVFAMPQSGTGVSVEAVDDVFQTKMMDMLRQTGRDQMVVGWYHSHPGFGCWLSSVDVNTQQSFEQLNKRAVAVVVDPIQSVKGKVVIDAFRTIDATTLMRGQEPRQSTSNVGHLNKPSIQALIHGLNRHYYSLNIDYHKTSYETNMLMNLHKKSWQSGLEMKDYNHVDHENLENIQSLVKIAKLYNERVAEEKELSEEQLKTRYVGKQDPKKHLAETSEKIIEENITSLLTSNVNSLAIQ; the protein is encoded by the coding sequence ATGGAGAGATTACAGAGATTGCTAGGTGGAAGCAATGGCCTTGTACAAGGCGGAGCTGCTATGAACGATGCTCCAGCGATCGACAACGCCGAAACTGTCTACATTTCCTCgttggccttgttgaagatgctcaaaCACGGTCGTGCCGGTGTCCCTATGGAAGTGATGGGGTTGATGCTTGGAGAATTCGTCGACGAATTTACCATCCACGTAATTGACGTGTTTGCCATGCCCCAGTCTGGAACTGGTGTTTCTGTGGAGGCAGTAGACGATGTATTTCAGACAAAGATGATGGATATGTTGCGACAGACAGGCAGAGACCAGATGGTGGTGGGTTGGTACCACTCCCACCCAGGTTTTGGGTGCTGGCTTTCTTCTGTCGATGTCAACACGCAACAAAGTTTTGAGCAGTTGAACAAAAGGGCTGTTGCCGTTGTAGTCGACCCTATTCAGTCGGTGAAAGGTAAAGTGGTGATCGATGCCTTCCGTACAATTGATGCCACCACGTTGATGAGAGGCCAAGAGCCTCGCCAGTCCACATCCAATGTGGGTCATTTGAACAAGCCATCGATCCAGGCCTTGATTCACGGTTTGAATAGACACTACTACTCGTTGAACATCGATTACCACAAGACTTCGTACGAAACCAACATGCTTATGAACTTGCACAAGAAGTCGTGGCAGAGCGGCTTGGAAATGAAAGATTACAACCATGTTGACCACGAGAACCTAGAGAATATTCAGAGCTTGGTGAAAATCGCCAAACTATACAACGAACGAGTGGCCgaagagaaagagttgCTGGAGGAACAGCTAAAGACGCGCTACGTCGGTAAGCAGGATCCAAAGAAGCATTTGGCAGAGACGTCAGAAAAGATCATTGAGGAGAACATTACTTCCTTATTGACTAGCAACGTCAACTCTCTTGCCATCCAGTAG
- the SAM35 gene encoding SAM complex subunit SAM35 translates to MFEVPGPIRTLFDTFPLKTYPPVYSKPDEEGLVYFGTKDPASLQSSAKFTLGVHGLIQIEGKMIPTDPFSLANCLILCYRHGLLLPKSDIKSSYSMMALSYEASPTDELPILVEQNEENVSIITSDEICTSLNKKYFNDCVTDLLINSFLDDLNDLWVLILLSDVAQSQGTHFEKIFDFIGKNSGNEFVKGLLVTRLLHAIPSWCSFKAKNPSLFTTNRAYAALRNKELTEVFYKSNAKALQKLYFEKMCLFQRNLLQVWDFVRTRDNSEVSAILELKIAAFIFVISEFVSDDTHIGLMIKRDDFKDIVKECRSIVLDRFS, encoded by the coding sequence ATGTTTGAGGTGCCGGGCCCTATAAGGACTCTCTTTGACACTTTTCCATTGAAAACGTACCCTCCTGTTTATAGCAAGCctgatgaagaaggtcTTGTCTATTTTGGAACTAAGGACCCAGCCTCTCTCCAGAGCTCTGCAAAGTTCACTTTGGGAGTACACGGCCTAATTCAAATTGAGGGTAAAATGATCCCCACGGATCCATTTTCACTTGCCAATTGCCTCATACTCTGTTACCGCCATGGTCTTCTATTACCGAAGAGTGACATAAAGTCTTCTTACAGCATGATGGCCTTGTCCTACGAAGCATCTCCGACAGATGAACTACCCATACTCGTCgaacaaaatgaagaaaacgtGTCAATAATAACTTCTGACGAAATCTGCACCtccttgaacaaaaagTATTTTAACGATTGTGTCACTGACCTTTTGATAAACTCGTTTCTCGATGATCTAAACGACTTGTGGGTGCTAATCTTGCTTAGTGATGTTGCCCAGTCTCAGGGCACGCATTTCGAAAAGATATTCGATTTTATTGGGAAAAACAGTGGCAACGAATTTGTGAAGGGTCTTCTTGTCACAAGGCTTTTGCACGCTATCCCCTCTTGGTGTTCGTTCAAGGCAAAAAATCCACTGCttttcaccaccaacagAGCGTACGCTGCTCTTCGTAATAAAGAATTGACTGAGGTGTTTTACAAGTCCAACGCAAaggctcttcaaaaattaTACTTCGAGAAAATGTGTCTTTTCCAGAGGAACCTACTACAAGTGTGGGATTTCGTGAGGACCCGAGATAACTCCGAAGTATCTGCTATACTTGAGCTCAAAATTGCAGCATTCATCTTCGTAATAAGTGAGTTTGTCAGTGATGACACCCATATTGGGCTCATGATCAAACGAGATGACTTCAAAGATATAGTAAAGGAGTGCAGAAGCATAGTACTTGACAGATTCTCTTAG
- a CDS encoding polyamine acetyltransferase, whose amino-acid sequence MSDFPPNLSIRPLTVEDLDQCVELENKGFPEDEKASREMLKYRLIACPELCSGLFIREYGLKYNAINLPEVAEKLKAESGSQEFEKKEDKEKKDNKGDDDEEEEVSLPVKSSVVKETLIGHITATKTPTQKLTKAAMELPSKENKDAGHVEFARNIAIHGLVIDPEWRGKNLGTLLMHDYIQKLSNQDLGSKVILVAHKELIPFYEKIGFEYHGESNIKHGAETWYDLSIDLVPQEEE is encoded by the coding sequence ATGTCCGACTTCCCGCCCAATTTGTCCATTCGTCCGTTGACGGTGGAAGATCTCGACCAGTGTGTGGAGCTCGAGAACAAAGGCTTTCCGGAAGACGAGAAGGCATCGAGAGAGATGTTGAAGTATAGATTGATTGCGTGTCCCGAGCTATGTTCCGGGTTGTTTATCCGTGAATACGGCTTGAAGTACAATGCCATCAACTTGCCAGAGGTTGcggagaagttgaaggccGAAAGTGGATCGCAGGagttcgagaagaaggaagataaagagaagaaggacaacAAGGGagatgacgatgaagaagaagaggtaaGCTTACCAGTGAAGCTGTCTGTGGTGAAGGAAACGTTGATTGGCCACATTACCGCCACCAAGACGCCCACGCAAAAGTTGACCAAGGCGGCGATGGAATTGCCttccaaagaaaacaaggaCGCTGGCCATGTGGAGTTTGCGCGTAATATTGCCATCCACGGCTTGGTGATTGACCCAGAGTGGAGAGGTAAGAACTTGGGCACGTTGTTGATGCACGACTACATCCAGAAGTTGTCGAACCAGGACTTGGGCAGCAAAGTGATTCTTGTGGCGCACAAGGAGTTGATTCCATTCTACGAGAAGATTGGGTTTGAGTACCATGGGGAGAGTAATATTAAGCACGGTGCCGAGACGTGGTACGACTTGTCGATCGACTTGGTTCCTCAGGAAGAGGAGTAG
- the HAT2 gene encoding Hat2p: MAESPDQQELNIKDEYELWRKNCKYMYEFINETALTWPSLTVQWLPTSDTANEAINARLLLGTHTSGEGQNHLKVASTQLPVKGSGKKVSSKIKITQKLECSSEVNRARYKPQNPDIVATINGSGELDFYNLKTNEKFGHVAPHSQNGYGLSWSSYKDNYLLSSSDDHTVVLTNAGELDKNNGRIHKFTAHSDIVNDVKWHSFDENLFGSVSDDKHLLLFDIRSPGNPAITFVNNESKGINSLSFSPFSRNLIALGNTNSNINLLDLRKLSKSSTPLHTMMGHGDAITCLEFSPHKDGIVASGSQDRRVILWDLTKIGEEQTQEDAEDGCPEIFMMHAGHTGGVTDLSWCPFDDWTLASVADDNIVHLWEVSQSLVKETPVNPQDSELE; this comes from the coding sequence ATGGCCGAAAGTCCAGACCAGCAAGAGCTCAATATCAAAGATGAGTATGAGCTTTGGCGGAAAAACTGTAAATACATGTATGAGTTCATCAACGAAACAGCTCTCACATGGCCATCCCTCACAGTCCAGTGGTTGCCAACTCTGGACACAGCAAATGAAGCCATCAACGCCAGATTGCTTCTTGGAACACATACTTCAGGGGAAGGACAGAATCACTTGAAAGTTGCGTCAACGCAATTGCCAGTGAAAGGTAGTGGGAAGAAAGTTTCCTCGAAAATCAAAATTACTCAGAAACTCGAGTGCTCAAGTGAGGTGAATAGAGCACGCTACAAGCCTCAAAACCCAGATATCGTTGCCACTATTAATGGGAGCGGTGAGCTTGATTTTTACAACTTGAAGACGAACGAGAAATTCGGACATGTGGCTCCCCACTCCCAGAACGGATACGGTTTGTCGTGGAGTCTGTATAAGGACAATTACCTACTTTCTTCGTCTGACGATCACACGGTTGTTTTGACAAACGCCGGGGAGCTCGACAAGAACAATGGTCGTATTCACAAATTCACTGCTCATAGCGATATCGTCAATGATGTGAAGTGGCACAGTTTCGATGAGAACTTGTTTGGCTCTGTATCTGATGACAAGCATTTGCTACTATTCGATATTCGTTCTCCAGGGAACCCAGCGATAACGTTCGTCAATAACGAGTCCAAGGGTATCAACTccctttctttctctccCTTCTCGAGAAACTTGATTGCCCTTGGAAACACTAACTCTAACATCAACCTATTGGATTTGAGGAAACTTTCCAAATCGTCCACACCTCTCCACACAATGATGGGCCACGGAGATGCCATTACATGTCTTGAGTTTTCTCCTCATAAGGATGGCATTGTGGCGTCCGGGTCGCAAGATAGAAGAGTGATTCTTTGGGACTTGACCAAGATCGGTGAGGAGCAGACGCAGGAAGATGCAGAGGATGGATGCCCAGAGATCTTCATGATGCATGCTGGTCACACCGGTGGTGTCACCGATCTCAGTTGGTGTCCTTTTGACGACTGGACGCTTGCCTCTGTCGCTGACGATAATATAGTACATCTCTGGGAGGTGAGCCAGTCCCTCGTCAAGGAGACGCCTGTCAACCCTCAAGATAGCGAGCTTGAGTGA